From the genome of Podospora bellae-mahoneyi strain CBS 112042 chromosome 2, whole genome shotgun sequence:
GTACCGGACGCAGCACCGAGGTAGAGGACCTTGGAACCGGGCTTCATGTAGATGGTCTCGAGACCACCGAGGATACCGGCAGCCAACTTGGAACGGAAAGGATTCCAGATCTGAAGTCCATGTTGTTAGCGCATGTTCATGGAAAACGCTGATAGCCAAGACTAGCACTCTGCGACTGAAAAACTTACGCGGTACTCGGTCTTGGTGGCGTTGCCCTCGTCGTTCTTGCCAGTCTCAACAGAGATTCTCTTCTCGCCGTAGACAGACTCGCCAGGTACAAGGTTGGCAGTGGCGAGCAAATCCTCCTTTCCACCGCGGGCAACGAAGACGCCCTTGTGACGATGGGgctcgacgacgaccttcttgccgccagcagcaccaccggcaccaccaccgcgaccaccaccgcggccACTGTTGAATTGGTTAGCATCTGCCATAGTGGCTCGTAGATCGACATTCAAACGTACCCACGACCACCACGGGCAGGACCGCCACGGCCACCGCCGCGAGGACCACCGCgagcaccaccacggccaccaccacgaccgccGAAACCGGCTATGTATTCAGTCAGCAAATGTCATTGGAAATGTTGAGGCGAGAGAAGCCAGCAAAGTAGCAGGCCGGAGGAGAGGCGCAGGAGATCGCAAACTTTGGAGGGAAGCGAAGATCGAAAACTTCATTCGCAATCCTCGGCGCGCAGAATCTGAGCGCTCGTGTCATCCAAAAGCAAAGCCATCGCAATCCAATGCCGTCAATTGATACCAGAAAAGAGAATCTAGGActtaccaccaccgcggccACCACCGCGTCCACCACGGTCACCACCACGGAAGTTGCCTCCCCCGCGACCACCGCCTCTTCCACCGCGCTCAAAGCCCATTATGACGGTTGGTTATGTCTGTAAATCGAATATAAGATCGTCGTGGGTATGTCTGTCGACGCCGAATCAGATGTGTTGCGCAAAGAGTTGTTGAGGACACAATGGGTTGATTTGCGCGGCTCTGTCGAGATGCTCAAAGAGCTTGTTGGAGCTGGATGCAAAATTTCCTAACACCCCAGAAAAAATGAGTGGAGCACCGATCAACTTTTTGTCGCCTCGGTGGTGGATTCTTCCGACATTCTGAGTGGCTGGGCATCTTGCTGTGAACCTGGTAGAGATCCGTGCGGTATTGTTATCGTCTTATCGGCTTGGTGGGGCTGCAAGTGGGAAAGTTTTCTGCACTTGCCAGCCGCCAAGATTTTCTTCTGCCTCAGGCCAACACCGCTCCCGCACAAGCCAATCGAACACCACCCACCGAGCCCTAATCGCGAAATTGAATTTGGCTCCAAAATTTGGTAACCGTCATTCCTTGAACATCACCAAATTCGGCCGATCTCGCCTCTAATCGACAAGCAGTCAAGATGGTGAGTAGCCCTTGCGAAATCAATTCCCGAAGTCATTTTCGAGCGCCGTTCGAAGCCCCCGTCGAAATTTGCTGCTGGACCTTTGCGGAATTCCGTCCGGGATGGAGGATGGAGCTATTGCGGAAAccgacgagggggagggaaatgTTGAAGCAATCGCCAGGAACCATGCTGACCATGGATTTATCACGACATTAGGTTCGGTACGCTGCGACTGAGATTTCCCCGGTGAAGTCCGCCCGCTCCCGTGGCTCTTACCTCCGTGTTTCTTTCAAGAACACCCGCGAGACTGCCCAGGCCATCAACGGCTGGAAGCTCCAGCGCGCCCAGACCTTCCTCCAGAATGTCATtgacaagaaggaggccgTCCCTATGAGACGCTACTGCGGCTCCATCGGCCGTACTGCTCAAGGTACGAATAATCATCGATTTCCCGACATAAACACATCGGAAGCTTTGGACATGGAGATTTGGGATTGGGGTGGGATTGGACACCCGGAACGATTAAAAGCTCCACGACTACAAGACTGGTGAAGGATGGATATGGCTATGAGAATGTTGGGCTGACTGTGATGGAAATGTAGGCAAGCAGTTCGGTGTCACCCGTGCCCGCTGGCCCGCCAAGTCCGCCGAGTTCCTCCTCGGTCTCCTCAAGAACGCCGAGTCCAACGCCGACTCCAAGGGTCTTGACACTGGCAACCTCGTTGTCAAGCACATCCAGGTCAACCAGGCCCCCAAGCAGCGCCGCCGCACATACCGCGCCCACGGTCGCGTACGTATCTTCGAATCCGAGAACATCTCCAGCGGggagtgagaggggagggacaCACAGGCTAACATATGGCAGATCAACCCCTACATGTCCAACCCCTGCCACATCGAGCTTATCCTCaccgaggctgaggagacCGTCGCCAAGTCCGAGGCCGTTGTCCGTGAGGAGCACCTTAACAGCAGACAGCGTGGCGTTCGCGTCCGCCAGGCCCTCACTGCCGCCTAAACGGTTGGCCGTGTGGTGATGTTCGGGACGTCGGGGTATCTTTTGACTGGGGCTTGATTTTTCCGGAAACGGTGTACTGCAAGCATGGCATTCTTTCGGGTCAGGGCTACGATTCCAGAGGAAAAAGGAGTCGGTCACGAATACTCAATAAAAACAATTGAGAAACCATGAACGCGGGAAACGGGGTTATGAAAGGCGCAAACCGAATTTTATTTGCTTGACTCGACTCTCGGCCGAGGCTGCCTTGCCCGTTTGATAGCTGAAGATACCCAGCGTCTCAGTCATCTTGCGTCTCTCATCCGTGTGAAGCGACTATGCATGCCGTGGTGCTGTGGAGGGCAGTTTGGGGCTGTAGTGATACCATAGGGTGATTCCTAACCATTGAGCTTGTCGAACATATCTGGGTCTTGTTGCATATTGATGATTATGGTCTTGTGACACCGGTGCTTACTATGATGATATCATAAATGATTCTCCAACATAACACACTCAATGCCGTCCACATTCGCATGCTTATGCCTACATGGACACATGCAGCTCATACCGCTCACTAGAACAGATTCTGCTCCCAGGTACGCTCTATccctccatctcaacatcctccccacccccacctctccccttccGTCTCTCCTCTATCCTCTTGACCATCTTCTGCTTCCCTTGCCCAACCCAACTCTTgtacccctcctcccctccctccttgaGCCTatactccaccacccccttcagcACCTCCCCGGCAAACCCAACAAAGTTGTGCTTCCTCAACGCGTTCTCAAACTGCCAATCCCTCCTCTTTTGCTCCTCCCGCTCCAACAACTCCACATCGCccaactccctcgccctGATCCTCAAGTCTCTCGTCATGGCCAAGAGGTTAAACCTAATCTCTGCGTCGCCATATCTCGCAATCCGGCGCTGAATCACCTCCATGACCTTTTCAGGGAAGCTCTCCTGCGTGCAAGGCCCATGGGAGATGGGAGCAGGCTGGAGGCCGTCCAGTTCGTAAAGGGTCCCGTTAAAGGGCGTGTAAGCGATGAAATGAAACGCATCTTCCGTCTCGTCATTTGGGTTGCGGGTTGTCTCATCCACAAAGGGAGACGATTTGGCAAACGAGTTGTGCGTGTCTCTTATGACATCTGAATTGGAAAGCGCCTCACCGCGGAACTCGGGGGGGAGGTCGATGGTGAAGTCGCGGAAGTCTTTGAGGACGGGGCCGATGTCGATTTTTgtttcttcgtcgtcggagcCGGAGGttttgttgaggaggacggagaggagggcttggGTCCCGCAGGCGTTGGGGATTGTCtgggcggcgaagaagagcttGTTTTCGGCGATGGAGTGGTCGAATGTTCCGTCGAGGGGCTTGTCGCCGGTGGCGCGGTAGGGGGCGTCGGTTGGGtatttgaagaggaagatgacgccGTAGACGGGGTGGAGCTCGGccagggaggaggggtcgagggtgaggagttCTTCGAATTGGACGTTGCGGACGCCGAGGTTGGTTAGGAGGTAGGTGAAGACGCCGGCGTCGGATTCGACTGGGGAGGGTTAGTATGGGATGTTTTatcggggatggggagggggagggagacaTACTGGTATTCCAGCTTCCACTCATTTtgctggttggggttgaCAGGTTACTCGGTCGAGGAGATGTCTGTCTCGAGGATGGGATATTGTTTCGTTGGGCGGGTGACCCAAAAATTAGTATCTGATCGAACTGGGAAAGCCGTTGAGCCCGACGGGTCGGTTGCGTGGCTCGGGGAGCTGTATGTAAACCGAGCTACAGGCCTCAAGAATGTTTTTCGGCACTTGGGCTTTTCTTGCAATGATGCGGTTCATCAACAACTGGAACGTTGCAGGTCCGATAAGATaagatgatggatgatgcaAGCTTGGGAGCCTGGGCTGTCCAGCTTTCTTGGCGACGACAGCTGCGTGCCGGCTGATAGGTTTGTGCATCTTTTTTCCCAAATAATGTCACCAGAGCAACGATGCAGCCCCTGAAAGCCCCTAAAGATGATGAACTATCTCGGTGCCTTTTATCCAACAGACCGTTTTCCAAAACATAGATacaagaaagaaataaaatgacgagaaaagaaaaaaacaggaCACAGACATATATAAACACGGGAAATCTAAGTCCGACTCGCTGCCTGTACCTTCGACCCAGTATCCTCAAACGTGAAAGACAAAATGCAAGCAAAACAGCAGCCAATCCAACCAGATTCCCCAACCAGAATCGAATCTAATTCCTCTACCATCTACCACAGCTTTGatcccccatccaccacctttaTAGAATTCTTACGGCCTTGGGTAATaaaccaactcctcctccagccccctCTACACCCccgtcgcagcagcagcagtactcttatcctccaccgccgccgtcgagTTATTCGGACTCACCCGATGCCTCGAACTCCCACCGCTCCCATCATTCGACCCCAGCTGAAAAGTCGAGTTCCTACCTCGGCGCTTGGTCCTCAGCCAAAAGATGGCCTCGCCGATTTTGCGAAAAAGCCAGGGGCGCTCGCCGGGGGGTCGCCAGGTCCAGTATTCTTTCATGTCGTAGTTTTCGGGCATGATGGTGCCCCGGGATAGTTTGATGATAGCCCAGATGCAGAGGTTTATGCCCGCGTAGGAGAAGATGCCGCTGGGGGTTAgctgggggtggaagggaaagcgaggaggggggaagggctTACGCGAGAAGGCCGTAGGCTACACTGTAGGTAAAGGGGATAAAGGCCAGGGTGATGAATGAAGGGACTGCGTCACCGATGTAGGCCCAGTTGATTTTGGTCACTTGTCGGATCATGAGGCAGCCGACCTGTCAGTCGTATTAGCTTGGTTAGCCTAGAAGAGAGGAAATTCGCTTACCAGCATCAGAGTACATCCAGTAGCCCAAGGCGGAATTGACGCAAATATAGGGGCAAAGAAAATACACAGGAAGAAACAAAATCCAGCAATGACAGCCGTCAGCCCCGTCCGACCACCCTCAGCAATACCAGCACCGCTCTCAATGAAAGCCGTAACTGGTGAGCATCCGAGGAGCGCCCCGAGCGAGATACAAATCGAGTCTATGCAGAATGCAGTGGTTGAGCGGGGAAAGTCCTTATCTTTACCTGTTGTCCGTCTGCAAAACCGAGCCATGGAATAGAGTGTTGCTGTGCAGTCGATGATATCCACATAGAGGAGGGTGATCAAAGCGACAAGCACTTTGGTGTCGAATTTTTCACCCAAGTCCCATTGGATCTGGCCGAGGGTGTGTTTGATGGGGTGGAAAGCGACAATTTGGCGGAAGTATGCGAAGCGACGGTTGCCATCGTCCGTATCGGGGAAGTACGTGACGGCTGTGTTGCGTCTGGAGAAAGTTAGCATCCCAGTAGATAATGACAAAGAATTCCTAGGGATTTCTTACGGCCAAGACAGGATTGAAACCAAAGCAATGCCAATGACGATTGAAGCTCGAACCTTGAAAGCCATCAGAAACACCACGAACAGACCACCGAGACAAATACCAATCCACATCTGTGAAGTACTAAGTTAGCGTCCAAGTAACTCGGGGTTTGATTTGGGGATTTACCTTTGGGTTGGTCATGACCTCTCCAGTACACTCGCCATATTGATCCAAGGAACTAGCTGGACAACCGCCAATAGCCAAGGGTGTACTGATAGCTCCCGTAATGATGCCAATTCCAGAGGAATATGACATACCGATGAGTGTGAGAAACAGACCGATGCCAACACCACTGGCCGTTTTGATGGTACCGGGAATAATCTTGACCAGCCAGTGTCGCATACCAGTGAGGGCTAGAAACATGAAAATCCATCCTTCAATGAAGACAGCGGTGAGAGCAGTCTTATAGGGAATCGAGCCGGTCCCCTTTGCGCCAACGACTTGGTAAGTGAAGTAGGCATTCAAGCCCATGCCAGGACTGTGGAAGTGTCAGGACAATACGCTTCATCATCGAATAAGGAGCAACTTACCCAAGACAGAcagggaggttggtgaaaaGACCAAACAGAATGCTGGAGAAAGCGGCCACCGCAGCTGTGGCAGTGATAAGATCCAGCTTGACCTCTGATTCTTGTCAGTATGTGTGACATATGAAGTATATGCTTTCATGAATTTTCAACTGACCTTCGTAGCAAGCTGTCCACTCCTTGTTGTTTACACAGTTGCCCGCGTTGTCGAGCGGTTTTTTACATTCGCAATCGAACCCCGTGTCTGCGAGAATGGAGGCCTGTGAGGGTGTCAGAATACCAAGTGTAAGGAATATGCCGTAACGACACCTTACGTTGACGGCAATGATGTAGGACATGGTGGCAAATGTAGTGAGGCCAGCCCGCAACTCTGTAGAGAAGTTGGCATCGGGAATACTCTTAGGCTGTGGTAGAAGCATGTCAGGCGCCAGTGTTCTGTTTCTCTTACTTGGAGCCATACTCACTCCGCTCCCCTTGAGGTTGAACACCCGGCCAACGACCGAGTTGTTCATTCGCtcatcaaccctcccaacGCGGTCCTTGAAGGAGTCAAGTGCCCGTGCCTTCCAGCTTCTGTGCCTTGTGGGCAGACTCCCATCAGCATGGTCATCAGCCTCAGGCGCCGAACAGCTCCCGACAGGTCCCATCTCAATCCCAGCGCTGCGGATGTCAGTATGAAAATTCATGGAGTCATGAGTGACAAACGGAAGCAGAAACGGGCAAGGCAATCCGAGGGGAAGCGCGAGAAGGAAATGACTGAATCAATCAACCCCGCCGCCCAGGGGTCGTTGTGTGTGTACTCCGCAGCCCAGACAGCCCCTTGTTAAGAGCGCGCGTGTGGGCAAAGAGAGCCTTGTTTCTCGGAAACAATCGAGCTCGGGGCATACAAGGATAGTGGAGGGGTACTCAGAGATTCCCAGAAGAATGAGGCACGACGGTGAAGCAATGCCCGGTTCCACGGCATTTCAACTTAAATGGCCGTCCAGAGCACCAGACGCCCTGTCTGACCGGCCCTGTCCGGGGTGAACCAAAAGACCTGGGACAAGTGCCGCAGCTGACCGACCCGGAGGCACGGCAGGGTGACAGCGGCAGCAAAGGGAATTCGACTTTTCAAGGAGATTGACAGGGCGGAGACAAACTCACGGCTTTTTCTTCGGACCAAGCTCAGGGCTCTCCCATGAGAAGTGGTTAAAGTGGTCCATGATGTCAGGGCGGGGGGTCGAACCATTCGAAGTGGGTGGAAATTCTGAGGCGGTGGAATCTGCGAGTCTCTCTTGAGAACGGCGTAAcagagaggagggagagctggGTCTGTTGACAAACCTGTACAAGTCGCTCTGATGGTCAGGGCGGGCTTGGATTGTGAGAGCAAGGTCAAGAATGGCCAAGGGTCCACAACGTGTTGAGAATGTGTCCAAAGCACCAAGAGCAAGCAatgtggggatggggaaagCAGTACTCCGGAGGAGCAAGTCAAGAGAGCGGGCCTGATCTTGGTACAATCACTCGACGGGGTGCTACCTCTTATTAGGGTGGCCTACGCATACTGGCCAGACCCTGACTGAGCAAGAGACAGAAAAAGATAATCAAACTTATGATGTAGATATGCTGCCACTTAGGTAGACGGTCGCCCCGGAAAAATTACCAACTTCAACATTTTGATTTGTGGATCACTGAAAGACCGTATCTATAAATTCTACATATCAGCACCCAATCGGACTAAGAAACTCAACAGCCAGTAAGCAGGCGATATGGAAGTGGCAACCGCTCAGTTAAAACAAAGGGTCCTCGACAAGTTCCGAGCTGGAGCATCAACGAGTGGGAGCCTCTCCCCTGTTCCTTTTTGACAGAGCCCTGATATTCCAGCCAGTCATGTAGGTGTAAGTGATGGAATACTGACAGAAAGGATGAACAGGCGTGTAACATGAAGAGCACGCTGCCGCAGTGCCAGGCCAGGATCGGCAAAAGAAGCAGGCCGGAGATCACAAATTCTGACACGACATGAGAATACAGCCGTATTTCCGTGCTCACGACCCACGACTTGCTGTGCGTCAGTCAAGCCCCTTATACGGCAGGTGTCTTGTTCCTGGcgcccccccgcccccctccttgGAGCCGCAGCAGAAACTTTCTGCATGAGCGCATGGTCGAATCTTGTTTACTCGCGTTGAAGCTGCTTAgttcgctgctgctgtgtctGCTAAACGGCCCTTTTGGGGCGAGTCCATGCGGTTTCTGATGCACCAGAATGTTTGTCTGGTATTCTAAGGACCAACCGTTTtgccccccctttttttttttccccttctgTGCTGTATGACAACCATAGCCGAGCAGTTCAAGACATCAACACCGAGTGCCGCCAGAAGGCACACGGCTACGGGCCGCAGGGAATCAGCGGAAGATTTGTCAATCGCCGTGAGGCAAGACACTATGCCATCATTGGTAGATAAGGGCGCGGTTGAATGTCCCAGCTGCTGGCGTATCTTTTGGCAATCAATCTGATCATTCCAAGTTGACCAATGCGGCGTTTATACACGGTCTATATCACCGTAGCTGAACTGGTGGTGTCTCCAAGTACGAATAGTTCTGGAACAGTTCAGCTGACCATGTTATACAAATATTTTTCGACGAATCTAATAATTATAAGCATATGAATTTCTGGAAACCGGGCTTTACCCTTTAAGCTGTCGACGGCAAAGCGTATGCATGCTAAAGCCTGGGTGGTGTGGTATAGTGTGGTGTGTTCTGAAAGTGCTGATGCGAACCCGCCTTTTGACCCCAAGAGGACAATACGATACGGGCGTTGGTGAATGAAATTGGAAAGAGAAGCTCCAAGATCCACTGAGGCTCCATCTCCTGTCGGCAGTTGAGGAAAGAATGGATTGGTTCCCCGGGTGCCACCCGATAGGGACATGGGTCAGCTCGATGGTTGGTGGATCTCTAGATCAACGGCGATCTTGGGCTTGGCATCAAACATGTGGGTCAGGGACCTCGAGCACATTTCTTCTTTCAACGTCTGTCAACGGCCCTCCTCATGGAAGGTCTATCTCGAACATGGCTGGATCAATATGTCAATATGCGGCCAGGGCTTGTAACCATTTGCAGAACTTGCTTTTTCATCTATCCGTGTTCTCTTTCTTACACCCATCGCGTGCCAGCATATCCGACGAGCGGGTGAGGCGGACTGCATGGGATAAGCAGGGGCGAACTGGGCAAACTTCATCTGTTTATTCCTTCATTCACCTGTCCGCCCGTCGCATTTACACCAGGAGCAGCCAAGCTCCCGTCCGTGTGGGACATCACACCTATGGCATCTGGCGTCCTCTGTGAGATCTGAGACGTGGGTGAAGTTCCATCGAAGAAGGACGCGAGGAAGGACGCGAACACCCCAAGCGTGGTTGGGAGAGCCTGATATCGGCCGTCTGGAGCAATCAATATTAGTAGTGAGGCGAGTGATGATGCTATCTCGTCTTTCTtaccctacctaccttccACGGCAGCGCGGCGGGATTAAGTGGGATTTTACTGCACGTCACTTACCTACCCTTTCCAATGCACCTCCGGACGGCTGACAGTGGTAGTACCACGTCTCTTGTGACCCCTATCAACTCATTGTTGTCCAACTTGGACCGAGTCGAAGAGCGTCAAATAGCGGCCTTTTGTCATCTATAAGGAAAAAGTATGCTCTTGATGACGCCGCAGGGCTGTTGGCATGGTCTTCGAGATCAGACGAGGGGCGGGCCGTGATGGGTGGAGGTTCACAAAAATGCGAGATGGTCTGACTTGATGAGGTAGATGGCGTTTGGCCGTTGAAGTTCCTTTGGCTGCAGAAGAAATCAGCCCCAGACGACGCCATGTGTCTGGAATGGCGATTTGTTTGGCGGACACACCTTTGCAGGAcagggaaggggttggcttTGCGAACGCCGAGCTGCAGTCTAACGGCCGAGACTTCTTGTGAGGTTCTCAGGGAGCACAGATTTCGGTGCCCGCCAGTGGACCCCTTCATCCCACCGCTTGAAGTCGAAGCTACTGTACCTCAGCTGTCAATTTGACGACGAGCAGCTTCCTGATAGGCATGCCTGCTCCTGTCATCATCTAACCTTGCCCTGGAAGAACGccgcttcttcctctcccattcGCGGTTCGAACTTGCCTTTCCGGCCCCGAGAAAGGCACCTGGCACACAGCACAACTTCTACTTCCCTCGTTGCATGCACGAGTGCCCAATCACGTACCGAGCGCAACCTGACAGTGTCTCACTCGATTCCCTGCATTGCAGGGGGATCATACTCCCATCTCAGCGTGTCCAGAGGCCAACAGCTACCACAACTTCACCAGCTCCTGTGTGGCAAGACATAATAATAATACACAAAAAATCAATCGCCAATCCTGGTCAACCTATTTATCGTCTTACCCCTCTTGTGAGGGGTTGGTTACGTCGGGTCTTTCATCCCCTTCGAGGCCAACTTGAGCCGattcaccaaaaaaaaaaaaaaagggccAGGATTGGCTAGAGGGTTGATCTCGGCACTTGCTCTCCACCTCAGCCAATCTAACCCCAGAGGACCTAATCACAGTAATTCAGTAGCTTGTCGTTGCTCTTTCTCGCACTCGCTCTCTCTTTTCGGTGGGCTGGGCAATTGAGCATTAGTCTCGGCAAACAACCAGTTTCAACTCGGCATCGCATACCGTATTGGCTATTCCGGCATCCTGTAAACAGCCTCGTTCTCCTTCTGCTTTCGCCATCAGTGGCAGGTTCACTATGTGGGACGTCGACTGGTCCGACGTTTCTATCGAAAAGGTTGGGGAGAGACGAGCGCGCAAGGGAATCGAAAGAAACtcaaagaaggaggatgttCAGAGCGTACATGGGTCAACAGGCAGCCGCCCCTCCTCGACTGAAGAGCGACCAGCCATGAGCCTCTTTGAATCCATGGGCTTGAAGCGCAACAGCATGTCAatgaagaacaagaggaagGACACATTGCAGCCAGAAACGACAAAGGACGATGGCAAATCAAGACGGACATctctgctggctgctgcggtTTCGGCCCTGGGCAATACAAACCGGTCGTCGACTGTGTCTGACAAGTCTCTCAGACTGCAGACCACGCTTACAGAAAAGGACATTGTAGAAGACACCACCACGGTAACAAGTGGGAGCTGGGGAGCGCCAACGGATAGATCATCCAAAGGTATGGTTTCTGGGAAACCCACACCATTCCAATTGCCAACACCGGCAGTGCTAATTTGTCCCCCAGAGTCAATGCTCTCCAAGTCCACTGCCCTAACAACGCCGTCTCTGGACTTTCAGGGGGAAGGAACGATGGGAGATGTGCTTGCATCAGAGGCACAAAAGCCCGTGCGCCCAATGAGCGACTCGATGAAGAAAAGCACAATCACCGACCACAGCAGAGCTGTTGGTCCCGTGAGAGTCGCGAGCCTAGGAAACCAACCGACTATTCTCATAAACAACACAATACCGCAAACTCTGGCAACGCAGAATTCACGCTCAATATCCTCTCTATCAACAGAACTTGAGAAGTCAGTATCAGACTTCATTGACAATTGGTATGAAGTTATTCACGCGTCAGACAGACCGATTCCCGTCACCATGCCGGAGCCCAAACAGCCCAACGAGCAGCACCCTCAGTCACAAGGTGCTGTCAAGCTACCTCTGATGACCCCTTTGCCTCGGGGGCCCTTGCCAGAGGTCCCGAACCGACCTCCGACTCAACCTACGCCTCGTCCATCCAGAGCAAGAATGCTAAGCACTCTCCCACCCTCATATCAGCCCAAGGGTTACTACAATCCAGATCGGTGGAAGCCCCCTGATCAGTGGAAACCCAAGCCGGGCAGTGTCGAAGAAGCTCCTATTCCTGCCACGGAGGCGTCTCCAGTTGCCCAAGAAGCTCCTTCGGTCGTGCCAAAAAAGCGAGTCCGGCTACCAAAAGACACCGAGGCTGCTTACGCGGCGACTTTGAGAGTTCAGGCTCTGCAGATGGAGTTGAAGAGAATGGCCCAGGCAACTCCTGAGGTAGCCCTCGCACGTCTCAAGGAGAACTGGGGTACTGTTACAGATCCCATAGTCTACCAGCAGCTTGAGCAGGAAAAGAAGCGATGGATGCTGGCCTCCCTGTACGGGATGGAACAGCAGATCAGGGGCGGTGACAATACAGCCGTCACTGTGGCCGGAGCGCAGCCATTTGTCCAAGGTCCAAATGTCTTGTCGCTGTTCGATTCTGACTGTACGAACCATCTGCTCTCTTCAATAGCTTGAAATCCCCGCTAACTCGTCGTCTACAGCTACGACATCCTATCTCGCAGTCCTCCACCCAGAGATGAGTATCAAGCACATGAACTCAACTCCCATTCCTCATCTTCAGTACCCGAATGTCCAGTCCTTTCCCTGGCCTGTCTCACCTTCACTTGCCCTGGAAGCGAACAAATTCACCTCGGTGCATTGTTTGTCCATGCCCTCTTTGCTGGCAAGCCAAGAGAttccccagcttctccagaAGATCTACCACTGTCTCGCCCCTCAAGGAGTGTTGCATCTTGTGGTGATAGATCCATCACCAGTAGCCCACTCTCTAGGACCACACATGAGAGAATGGCTGGAAGAACACCTGACCACCAGCCTGGAGGCCGAATTTCGATGCATCACCCCCAGCAGAGTGTTTCCGAGATGGCTGGAGGCAGCCAAGCTCGACGGCCTGAACAGTTtcaccaccaagaacaagTTCCAAGCCATCCCGCCTTCCCAGTCGCGCCACGACAatggcaagggcaaggccaGAGCAATGGATCCTCGCGACCAGGAGGCCATGATTATGGGAGACCTCCGGAGCGTGGTTGGCAGGATGCTGTGGCAGGACATGTGGTCCAAAAATGTGCGCGCAAAggcctggtggtgggagatTACAGAATGCGTCGAGGAGTGCATTCAGCTTGGTACCTACTGGGAGTACTCCATCATCCAGGCAACCAAGAATGGTGAAGACTGTAGCGGCAACTCTCACCACAGTTCGTACTAACCTGCTGGACCCAACGATACTGGGCG
Proteins encoded in this window:
- the NOP1_1 gene encoding Small subunit processome complex component (BUSCO:EOG092648VW; COG:A; EggNog:ENOG503NV08), which encodes MGFERGGRGGGRGGGNFRGGDRGGRGGGRGGAGFGGRGGGRGGARGGPRGGGRGGPARGGRGGRGGGRGGGAGGAAGGKKVVVEPHRHKGVFVARGGKEDLLATANLVPGESVYGEKRISVETGKNDEGNATKTEYRIWNPFRSKLAAGILGGLETIYMKPGSKVLYLGAASGTSVSHVADIVGPTGSVYAVEFSHRSGRDLINMATRRTNVIPIVEDARKPMAYRMLLPMVDVIFADVAQPDQARIVGINAKLFLKQGGGLLISIKASCIDSTAPPEQVFASEVQKLREDKFVPKEQLTLEPYERDHAMVSCVYLQKEYQE
- the RPL17B gene encoding 60S ribosomal protein L17B (COG:J; EggNog:ENOG503P1RH), translated to MVRYAATEISPVKSARSRGSYLRVSFKNTRETAQAINGWKLQRAQTFLQNVIDKKEAVPMRRYCGSIGRTAQGKQFGVTRARWPAKSAEFLLGLLKNAESNADSKGLDTGNLVVKHIQVNQAPKQRRRTYRAHGRINPYMSNPCHIELILTEAEETVAKSEAVVREEHLNSRQRGVRVRQALTAA
- a CDS encoding hypothetical protein (MEROPS:MER0013494; COG:O; EggNog:ENOG503NVRT), whose amino-acid sequence is MSGSWNTIESDAGVFTYLLTNLGVRNVQFEELLTLDPSSLAELHPVYGVIFLFKYPTDAPYRATGDKPLDGTFDHSIAENKLFFAAQTIPNACGTQALLSVLLNKTSGSDDEETKIDIGPVLKDFRDFTIDLPPEFRGEALSNSDVIRDTHNSFAKSSPFVDETTRNPNDETEDAFHFIAYTPFNGTLYELDGLQPAPISHGPCTQESFPEKVMEVIQRRIARYGDAEIRFNLLAMTRDLRIRARELGDVELLEREEQKRRDWQFENALRKHNFVGFAGEVLKGVVEYRLKEGGEEGYKSWVGQGKQKMVKRIEERRKGRGGGGEDVEMEG
- a CDS encoding hypothetical protein (EggNog:ENOG503NUXY; COG:S), giving the protein MDHFNHFSWESPELGPKKKPAGIEMGPVGSCSAPEADDHADGSLPTRHRSWKARALDSFKDRVGRVDERMNNSVVGRVFNLKGSGPKSIPDANFSTELRAGLTTFATMSYIIAVNASILADTGFDCECKKPLDNAGNCVNNKEWTACYEEVKLDLITATAAVAAFSSILFGLFTNLPVCLGPGMGLNAYFTYQVVGAKGTGSIPYKTALTAVFIEGWIFMFLALTGMRHWLVKIIPGTIKTASGVGIGLFLTLIGMSYSSGIGIITGAISTPLAIGGCPASSLDQYGECTGEVMTNPKMWIGICLGGLFVVFLMAFKVRASIVIGIALVSILSWPRNTAVTYFPDTDDGNRRFAYFRQIVAFHPIKHTLGQIQWDLGEKFDTKVLVALITLLYVDIIDCTATLYSMARFCRRTTGKDKDFPRSTTAFCIDSICISLGALLGCSPVTAFIESGAGIAEGGRTGLTAVIAGFCFFLCIFFAPIFASIPPWATGCTLMLVGCLMIRQVTKINWAYIGDAVPSFITLAFIPFTYSVAYGLLAGIFSYAGINLCIWAIIKLSRGTIMPENYDMKEYWTWRPPGERPWLFRKIGEAIFWLRTKRRGRNSTFQLGSNDGSGGSSRHRVSPNNSTAAVEDKSTAAAATGV